The nucleotide window ATCAGCTCAAGttgagtaatagaataaccGTTTGATGAAAAACACTCATTATATGTACATATGTTTGTTTATGAGAAAATAAAAAGCGACGAGTCTATTGAAGAACGTTTTCCCCTAGGTGTGATGAATATAAGAAACTaacattgattttgacataatgaaTAAATTAACATTTAACAACATTTTGAACCGGTTATGCCCTCAGTTGTAATAAGTATCCGGTTACATTTAAGAAGAGTGGATGACATCAATGTTTTGTGATGGACATAAATGAATGCCTGCTATTTAATATTACATGTAAATATAAAGAAACCAACGTTACAACATTATTTACCACATATATACTTAATCACTGTAGTAGTAAAGTGAATAGAAATAGTATAGAATCCAAACCTCACTTACAATCTCTAAATATCAAACTCAACCCCAActtcaaaatactaaaccctaaaccataatcagtaaaaccaaactcaaatataaactataatatataaaaataaaattttcagttatttttaattttgttatagtggtagataaaaatatgatattccAGTGTTGATGTATAATCTTTCCATTTACATATTCACATGATCTATtccaattttatatatatattgcaccATTACATATAAATGAAATTATAATCACAGTTATATGGTGACTACTCTTCATCAGTGGGTGCGACTGCATGACACATATCCAATGTTTCAATTGTGTGGTTCTCAGCTGCTGTCCGAACATGTTCTAGTTAAGGACACACAATTCAATACTGGTTCTATTTGTTGATTACTAAACCCGTTCTAttctatatgtatataatagTATAGAACACAATAAATTGTTCATCTTCTTTTATCAATTTTGGTACCTCACAGAGACAGAAAATTAGTGTATGTGGCTGTAACAGTAGAGATGGTACATTTATCATGCGATAGAGGAAATAATTTTGCTGTTGGTACAGTAGATGGAAGAGAAGAATAAGCAGAGGTGTGAGATGTGAGGTGAAGACGGGGTGATTCCGATGAAAACGAATATGGTGGTGACAATGGAAAGCTCAATGGTGATGGTGGTTCCCATTGTATCGATCGGTGGTGATTAAGGCAGAGTAACCAACGATTTATGTGTAGTTATCAACGAAAAATCaagatagaaaagaaaaaagaagataatgttTATGTGTTCGATACTTTTCAGAGTAActaattaataatgtattttgttttctttgcagGTTGAACCGGTCATATGAAAGGGTATAACaacaatattatataaaatatgcaaTATATAGGTGAGAGGTAGGTCAATTCGTCATAcagttaattataatttttttgtgtgcTATACAGTGCAATTTCCATGAATATATCTTTGTAAGGTTTTTACGTTCTTGTCAATTAAAGAAATAGCATCAGGTAGGTTGAATTCACATTCTCATCAAAATAAAGTTGAGCTTAGTTAACAAGTTGAGCTAGATGGAAACTTACATTATTAAagcaattttcttttctttctaatGAAATTTCCCCAATTCACGACAACATATTTCATTATTTCTTATCAGTGTTTCTCAACCACTTCTTTACCTTCCTTTGTaacattcttcttcttgtttgcaGTGTAGCTCCCGAAAAGACTCTCCATCTCTTCCAAAGGTATACCTCGTGTCTCTGGAAGGAAAGTAAAGAAGAAGACCCATGCAGCAGCAGCAACTCCGGCAAAGAGAAGGAATGCACCACCGATGGTTAGACCTTTAGAAAGCGATAGGAATGTCATTCCGATAATACCACTCATTAATCTATTCAACATCACTCCCAAACTTGCCCCTTGAGCTCTTAGCCTCACAGGGAATATCTCTGAGCAGTAGACCCACGTCACTGGGCCGGCACCTATTGAGAATGTTGCTACAAACGTCATTACCATTGTAACGCTAAGCACAATAGCCCACTTGAGCGTGTGTCCTGGGTTTCTGTCGATGACTGTAAGACTAGTCCCAAGCGCGGTCAATGAAAGAAACATTCCGCCCATACTCGTGAGCAACAAGGCACGGCGTCCAAACCGGTCGACCACGCAAGTCCCTACAACGATAAAGAGTGTTTTGACAATTCCAACAGCGACAGTTGCCAAGAGCTGGTCATTCTTGGATTTCAGTCCAGCCTTTTGGAAGATGGTCGGAGAGTAAAGGACGACCGCGTCAATTCCGGAGGCTTGCTGAGCGAAATGGATACCGAGACATGCTATTAGGATATGTCGGACAGCAGGGGTTGGCCGGACAAGAAGATCCTTCCACACGCCTTTTCCGGCACTCTTCCTGTTGGGAACAACTATAACATCGTCTGTCATGTCCTCGGGAATTCCGGCAGCCCGTTTGATGTCATTGAGTCTAGAGATGGCTTCTTCTTTGGTGTTTGAGGTTTTGTCGAGGACTTTAAAAGCATCCCCAAGGCGACCCTGGAGGACTAGCCATCTCGGAGACTCGGGCATTGCCAACACTCCGATGGCTAGGCACACTGAGGGAATCGCTCCGACACCTAACATGAATCTCCACCCAATATGCACGGGAAGCTTGGCGAAAAAGTAGTTCGATACGTACCCAAGAAGTATACCAATGTTGATAAATATCTGCATACAAAAGAACATACAAGCACTAAGTTTCATTTAAAATGTGCTttttattatatctaaaattagaAAGGTCAGATCTATTAGACCTCAGGGAAAGAGCTGAGAAAACCACGAGAAGTAGCAGGAGCAACTTCAGCCGTGTAAACCGGTGCGATCATCATAGCATAACCGACGCCAATACCAGCTACAAAACGGCCAACCATAATGAAAGGATAATTTGTGGCAAACCCCATGAGAAGGGCACCACAAAAGAAGAAGGCTCCTGCCAACACTATGGTGTATCGTCTCCCGATCCAATCAGAAGTTCTCCCCGCGGCGCCTGAACCTACCAGGGAGTAGATGTTTAAAATTCCCATGAGAATCTCAAGCTGTACGTCTGACAGTTTCAAAtcttcttttataaaaattgcAGCTCCACTCATCACTCCAATGTCTGCAACATCCATAGATATGTAAGGACGATTACAGAAACCAACTATGACATGGATCGTTAGAATAAAATCGTACCGTAACCAAGGATGATTGAAGTCATGGAGGCTAAGATTGCACATGCAAAAGCAAACCGGCTTCTATTCCCCCTCGGCGCCTCGGCTTCTGCAGTGACAACACCTTTCTCTATTCCAGAGGAACTCATCGTCTTCACTATGATTGCAAGacaatgaaattaattaatagaagAGAGTATGAAACTGGAAAATGAACTTTGGTTCTTGTGGATGATGGAATTATTGGGATGATGGAATGGGTTTAAATAAATGTGTAATGCTCACAACAAAAACTAACTAATACCGACTGTTAAGAAAATACTTAGTTAACTGATTACCCGTTATGGTTAAACAAAATTTCAGggataaaaatatagattagaaGATGTCAAGATCCAGTGTTTTCCTCTCATCAACAAGTTTTGTCCTAAAATCAGTTGTTTACAGTAAAACCAGATCTAACAAGATTcgtttctctctctttgttttttCCTATCCTGAAGTTAGAAACATACGAGAATATAATTAACATAAATCTAAAGATTTCAAGCAATAGTTACAAGTTTTGTTCACTTGGAACTTTATTTTAGTTTGATAAATGTAATTTTTATGTATAACATTTGTGTTgttgaatataaatatatataaatagtatttGGACCTAGAAAGCCTTTAGGATTCCCACggttatcaatttttttttttatagatacataaatatatcatacaatatctaatatttttatttgaaatatataacTTCGTCCCGCCGCGCCGCCGCACCTATCTGAACAAATTCTACATTTATCTGAATAAATGAATTTGTACAATATAATTGAGTCATGAAAGTTAGgttgatattttatttcatttatttattataattttaaggtTTATCATTTACATGTATTAAATTTACATAGAAAGAGCTTTAGTTGATTATTGTATGAAGTTAATTAGGATTATGATTCGGATTTAACATTTCAGATGGACTATATTActcatttttttattacactCGATTGTTCATCATTACGTTTTGTTGTATATACAGTAGAAACTCTTTTAAATAATACTCAACCAATTAATAAcacaataaattaataaattcttTCGGTCCTCAGTTGGTCATGTTCAAAATATGAcccaaatcgataaaataatatattctagAAAACTATGTGTAAATGTATAGTcccattaaaaacataaattaataatttatatgtaaataaattttctatatgtacaaacaagaaattttttttttccatattcaaataatattagctctgttttttcttaacatttaatatatttttataatatttagtaaattatatctaaaactgcAATTAAATTCTATAGAACATATttcacacacacaaaacaatataagaaaaataatatgaagttgaatttcaaaaacttaatcaatgtatatatgttaaaattaattattttgttattttatataaaaatatcctctaaaatagaaaaatctaaaaagtaaaactatttgcaaattaataactctataattaataaaatatcaaaatcccAACATTGTTAATTTACAGAGTTTTTACTGTATTTGAAAATCATATTTACCATTTTCATTAATTTACTCGCTTAATTTAGCATTTATTGACATTTACTTTGGTAAATTTggtcatgtgtgtccgtcaaagtgatttatttatttttcagtgTCTTATGTTTAGTTATGTTAGTTTTTTTCAATATGTCATGTTAATTTCACATTTATAAGGAAAATCAATGGAGCGTTATCGCAAGTACCTTTCTAAAGTCTGCATTAGGCCATACCTTTTTTAACCAAATccgaaaaccgaaccgaatgcaaaaaacagaacaaaactaAATCTGAATCGTTATTATGATTCCTGGATAGGGAATGAGATTTAAGTATATTAAGGTTTGGATACAACTCGAACTAAACCAAAATCCGAATTAAGATCTGAAAACATCCGAACTTAGTTAAACCTattaatttttacatatattaaggtaatttat belongs to Brassica rapa cultivar Chiifu-401-42 chromosome A07, CAAS_Brap_v3.01, whole genome shotgun sequence and includes:
- the LOC103846054 gene encoding putative polyol transporter 1, coding for MSSSGIEKGVVTAEAEAPRGNRSRFAFACAILASMTSIILGYDIGVMSGAAIFIKEDLKLSDVQLEILMGILNIYSLVGSGAAGRTSDWIGRRYTIVLAGAFFFCGALLMGFATNYPFIMVGRFVAGIGVGYAMMIAPVYTAEVAPATSRGFLSSFPEIFINIGILLGYVSNYFFAKLPVHIGWRFMLGVGAIPSVCLAIGVLAMPESPRWLVLQGRLGDAFKVLDKTSNTKEEAISRLNDIKRAAGIPEDMTDDVIVVPNRKSAGKGVWKDLLVRPTPAVRHILIACLGIHFAQQASGIDAVVLYSPTIFQKAGLKSKNDQLLATVAVGIVKTLFIVVGTCVVDRFGRRALLLTSMGGMFLSLTALGTSLTVIDRNPGHTLKWAIVLSVTMVMTFVATFSIGAGPVTWVYCSEIFPVRLRAQGASLGVMLNRLMSGIIGMTFLSLSKGLTIGGAFLLFAGVAAAAWVFFFTFLPETRGIPLEEMESLFGSYTANKKKNVTKEGKEVVEKH